AATAAATACCAATAACGTCAGCTCCACAGCTAAGCGTGTTAATGGTCTACCGGTATATGTGTCGATACGATGAAGTAGTTCAGGTATACAATTAAGTTCTAGCGCAGCACGATGCTGTCGTTTAGCGGTAGCGACCGCGCCAGCGATCTCTTGTGCGGGGTTGTAGTCAATTAATCCACTCTGCACGGCAAAGCGCATAATTGCTGTTGTGCGTTGCTGTAGACGAGCAGCAACCTCAAGACGTCCAGACATCTCTACGGCTTTGATGGGAATAAGTAAATCTCTGGTTTTTAGCTCGGCAATATTCCGCTTACCAATCGCATCGAACAGATTATCTTCCAGACTTTTAAGAACACGGCCACTATGTGACTCAGACCATTTTTGATTGCTTGCGTGCCAGTCTCTGGCTACAGATTCAAAAGTGATGATCTCTTTAGCCTGTTCTTCTTTCACTGCACGCTTATGCTCACGAGGATCAACACCGGCAGCAACAAGCCTCCTGGCCTCTTCCCTCTTTTGGCGGGCATCAGCCAGTGACGTTTCGGGGTAAACACCAAATGCCATCAGATGTTGCTTGCCGCCAAAGCGAAAGCGGAAACGCCAGTATTTGGAGCCGTTAGGGTGTATCAACAAAAACATTCCATCGCCGTCTACTAGCGAGTATTCCTTTGCCTCAGGTTTTGCAGAGCGCACCTTTGTATCTGTCAGGGCCATGATGGTATTCCTTCCATATGCTGCCGTGAGTATATAAGCATTATCGAACCAGCATATATACTCGGTTCTATACTCACAAGCATGTTGATGTGGGGTAACTCAGATTGACGTCGGTAGACTGAAAAGCTGGGAAAAGCCTTGCGGAGACTGGATTTCAGGCATAAAAAAAGACCTCAATTGAGGTCTATTTACATACTATTGGTGCCGAAGGCCGGACTCGAACCGGCACACCTTGCGGCGGTTGATTTTGAATCAACTGCGTCTACCGATTTCGCCACTTCGGCACAGAAGTAGTATGCGGAAAACGAGTGCATTATACCTAGCCACGACCCCCACGCAATACTTATCCTGCATTCAATTGTTTAAGTGCCTAAAAAAACGACGAAGGTACAATAAAAAACGCCTATGCGGATATTTTATCAGCAATTATTACTCACCATCTGCGGTTTGGCGGCTCTTTTGCCGCCGTTTATACCTCGCGTAATTTCATTTGCCTACGCATCGAGGAGGAATTGGGGCGTTTGCTCACGTCTATCAGGGTTGCTGTTAACGAGTTCCATCATTACATTGCGGTATACGCTTCTCTCTAGGAAACCTCATGTCCGCAAATAACCCGTTTTTTGTTGAAGTTGTCGAATCACATGAACTCATTCAGCAGTGGTTTGCCAATGCGTCTACCGGCGAAGCGCTTTGTGAACAGCTGCTATCGCACTTTAGCCCTGCATTCAGCATGGTGGGAATGAGCGGCATGCTGCTGAATTATCCTGCGGTGTGTGGATTTTTCCGTGCGAATGGAGGCGCCAAAGCGGGGCTGAACATCGAGGTCTCAGAGATGGCTATCATCGCTGAGTGGGAAAATGGCGCGGTCGTTAGCTATAAGGAAACACAGACACAACCAGAACAGCCGAAAACCGTTCGCTTCTCAACGGCGGTCTTTGAAAAAGATAGTCAGGGGAAAGTGTTATGGCGTCATCTGCATGAAACTGCAGCGCATATCTGAGCGTGAGACGTAAAAAAGGCGGGATATATCCCGCCTTTCGGTAACTCACATCAAGTGATTATGCAATCAGTTGATTTTAATTGGCATACCTGAACGTGCTGCTACTGCATTATCAACGGCGCTGGTCTGAACGCTTGGATCAGAAACAATTTTGTTGATGGCGTCGGTCAGCACAACAGGTACTGGCGCGTCAGAGTTGAACTGCTGCTCAGTGGTAGACAGCGGATTGTGAACCTCGATATAGCGAGATCCATCTGGCTCTACGGTCGCTTTTACAGGTTCATTGATGAACTGTAAGCGAGTGCCTACTGGAACGTTATCAAACAGGTATTTGATGTCGTCATCGCGCAGACGCACGCAACCGTGGCTTACGCGCAGGCCAATACCGAAGTTGGCGTTAGTACCGTGAACCGCATATAAACGGCCGATATACAGCGCGTACAGGCCCATTGGGTTGTCGGGACCAGCAGGGAATACCTGTGGCAGAGTCTCACCGTTAGCGGCGTACTCTTCGTGCATTTTTTTAGTTGGCGTCCATGTTGGGCCCGCTTTTTTACGCTGAACCGAAGTCACCCAGTTCATTGGCGTATCGCGACCTAGCTCACCAATACCAATCGGCAGAACCACGACGGTTTTAGAGCCTTTTGGATAGTAGTACAAACGCATCTCTGCACTGTTGATGATAATGCCTTCACGTGGAGTATTAGGCAGAATCAACTGGTGCGGGATAGTCAGCGTCATACCCGGCTTTGGCAGGTACGCATCTACGCCCGGATTCGCTTCCAACATGTTACTCAGGCCCATTTGGTACTGAGCAGCAAAATGTTCCAGAGGCTGTTTGTTATCTTCTGGCACTTTTACCTGAATGTTTTCACCAATCAGACGGCTGTTATTCGCCGGTAAAGGGTATACCACGGCAAATGCAGACTGCATAAAAGCAGTCGTTGCCAGAAGCACCGTGAAGAGCGCACGGATACTCATTTTCATGTTTATATTCCTGTTGGGTGCTAGTACCGCGCACAGGCGGTTGTCGATTTTAGCCAGTGAAGACTGGATGCGCATTATATGTGCACAAACGCAAAAGAGGAAAACATTAGTGCTCATCTTCCTAACGTATTTTTGGTGTTCACCAAACCAAACTGGGTTCTATTCTAAGATTAGCTCTGCGTGTGAGCTACGTCACAATCATTTTTGTTTCCACATGTACCGTTTGGTTTTATTTACAAAAAACTGATGAATTCCGCTCTGCCAGCGCATACGGTTGGCATTAAGATGTTCCCACTAAAAAATCTGACCTGTCTCTTGCCTGAAAAAATGGATAAACGCGTGTTGAAATTTTTCCCTGCGACGCTACTGGGCGTCGCCTGTGCGGTACTGCCACTTACAAGTTCTGCTCAACCACCTGAGCCTTTAGCTTCACAGGTAGTTGATGGCTACGCTGAACATATTTTTTACAATAGTGGTGCCGCTGCAATGGCCATGGTTGCTATCGATAACAACCAGCAGGTGTTTAGAAGTTTTGGCGAAACTCGCCCCGGCAATGATACCCGCCCGCGCAAAGACTCCTTAATCCGTATCGCCTCCCTTACCAAGCTCATGACCAGTGAAGTGTTGGTTAAGCTCGCCGATGAAAGAAAAGTCAGCCTTTATGACCCATTGAGAAAGTACGCGCCTAGCGGAATGCGAGTTCCGTCCTATAGCGCCAACCAGCCGATCGTGCTGATGAACCTCGCCTCTCATACCAGTGGTTTGCCGCGCGAACAGCCGGGCGGAGTTGCACATCGAGACGTCTTTACCTGGCCAACAAAATACGATCGCTGGCAATGGATGAAAAGCGCGAAAGTCGCGGTGCCACCCGGCGTGCGAGCATCTTATTCGAATCTGGCGTTTGACCTGCTGGCCGATGCGCTTGCTCAGGCAACGGGCAAAGCTTATCCGAGCCTGCTCAAAGAGAAGGTGACTCTGCCGTTGGGCATGAAAGACACCACATATACCCCCTCCCCCGAGCAATGCTCACGTATGATCGTACCCGCACGCGGTGCGAGCCCATGCCAAAGCAGCCTAGCGGCTATCGGTAGCGGCGGTGTGTATTCCACACCGGAAGACATGCAGCGCTGGATGCAACAGTTCTTATCTTCATCAACCCAGCCTCGTAGCCCTTACGCCGATAAGCTGCTGAAAATGTATTATCAGCGCGAAAAACTTACGCTGGTTAAAGGAATGGATGTTCCAGGTAAAGCATCAGCGCTTGGCTTGGGGTGGGTATATATGGCGCCACAAAACGGCTTGCCAGGCATCATGCAAAAAACCGGCGGCGGCGGTGGCTTCATTACCTATATGGCGATGATCCCAGACAAAAACGTTGGCGTGTTTGCGGTTGTTGCCCGC
This is a stretch of genomic DNA from Hafnia alvei. It encodes these proteins:
- a CDS encoding L,D-transpeptidase family protein; protein product: MKMSIRALFTVLLATTAFMQSAFAVVYPLPANNSRLIGENIQVKVPEDNKQPLEHFAAQYQMGLSNMLEANPGVDAYLPKPGMTLTIPHQLILPNTPREGIIINSAEMRLYYYPKGSKTVVVLPIGIGELGRDTPMNWVTSVQRKKAGPTWTPTKKMHEEYAANGETLPQVFPAGPDNPMGLYALYIGRLYAVHGTNANFGIGLRVSHGCVRLRDDDIKYLFDNVPVGTRLQFINEPVKATVEPDGSRYIEVHNPLSTTEQQFNSDAPVPVVLTDAINKIVSDPSVQTSAVDNAVAARSGMPIKIN
- a CDS encoding DUF4440 domain-containing protein encodes the protein MSANNPFFVEVVESHELIQQWFANASTGEALCEQLLSHFSPAFSMVGMSGMLLNYPAVCGFFRANGGAKAGLNIEVSEMAIIAEWENGAVVSYKETQTQPEQPKTVRFSTAVFEKDSQGKVLWRHLHETAAHI
- the ampH gene encoding D-alanyl-D-alanine-carboxypeptidase/endopeptidase AmpH, which produces MDKRVLKFFPATLLGVACAVLPLTSSAQPPEPLASQVVDGYAEHIFYNSGAAAMAMVAIDNNQQVFRSFGETRPGNDTRPRKDSLIRIASLTKLMTSEVLVKLADERKVSLYDPLRKYAPSGMRVPSYSANQPIVLMNLASHTSGLPREQPGGVAHRDVFTWPTKYDRWQWMKSAKVAVPPGVRASYSNLAFDLLADALAQATGKAYPSLLKEKVTLPLGMKDTTYTPSPEQCSRMIVPARGASPCQSSLAAIGSGGVYSTPEDMQRWMQQFLSSSTQPRSPYADKLLKMYYQREKLTLVKGMDVPGKASALGLGWVYMAPQNGLPGIMQKTGGGGGFITYMAMIPDKNVGVFAVVARTELTKFTNMSDGVNQLVSELAQQQH
- a CDS encoding tyrosine-type recombinase/integrase — its product is MALTDTKVRSAKPEAKEYSLVDGDGMFLLIHPNGSKYWRFRFRFGGKQHLMAFGVYPETSLADARQKREEARRLVAAGVDPREHKRAVKEEQAKEIITFESVARDWHASNQKWSESHSGRVLKSLEDNLFDAIGKRNIAELKTRDLLIPIKAVEMSGRLEVAARLQQRTTAIMRFAVQSGLIDYNPAQEIAGAVATAKRQHRAALELNCIPELLHRIDTYTGRPLTRLAVELTLLVFIRSSELRFARWSEVDFDNSMWTIPGERAPLEGVKHSHRGSKMRTPHLVPLSSQALTILEKIKNMSGNRELIFVGDHDPRKPMSENTVNKALRVMGYDTKVEVCGHGFRTMACSSLIESGLWSKDAVERQMSHQERNSVRAAYIHKAEHLGERRLMLQWWADYLDANRQQTISPFDYAKVNNPFK